From the genome of candidate division KSB1 bacterium:
GCAAACCCGCACGCCCCAGCTCAACCGCATTTGCGAAATTTTCACTGATGGCATACTGGAAATTTGCGAAGGGCAGGCACTGGACGCTGAGTTCGAGCAGGATGACAGCGTGACCATGGCGCGCTACGAAGCGATGATCCTGAAAAAGACGGCGCGCCTGCTCGCCCTGTGCACCCAAATCGGCGCGATGCTGGCCGGCGCGAGCGCGGAACAGATCGCGGCTTTCCGGCGCTTTGCCGAGCACCTCGGCCTGGCTTTTCAGATTCAAGATGACTTGCTCGACATCACGGTGGAGCAGGCGACGCTGGGCAAGGATTTCGGCAGCGACGTGCGGCGACACAAGCGCACTTTCCTCTACGTGCACGTCATGGAGAAGGGCGGCGCTGCGCAACGGCGGGCCTTGCGCGATTTGTTTGCCAGGCCGGTGATCAGCGAGGAGGACATTCTCGCGGCCCAGCATTTGTTCCGCAGCACCGGTGCCCTGGCCGCCGCCAGCGCCGCGGTGCAGCATCACGTCGCAGCAGCCAATCGCAACCTGGCCGCCCTGGCACCGGCGGCCGACCTGCGGGCGCTGCAGCAGTTGGTTCAGATGATTCTGCATCGGAAAGCTTAATCGCGATTTGACATGCTGGAGAAAAAAGTCCGCGTTCAGAACAAGCTAGGATTGCATGCGCGCCCGGCTGCGCTTTTGGTCAAAACCGCCAACAAGTTCAAATCCGACGTTTTTTTGACTCGCGAAAGCCAGGTGGTGAACGGCAAAAGCATCATGGGGGTGATGATGCTGGCCGCCAACTACGGCAGCGAGATTACTCTTTCTGTCAAAGGGGAAGATGAAGAAGCCGCACTTGCCGAGCTGGTCAAGCTGTTTGACGGCAAGTTCGGTGAACAATGATGCGAGGCCTGTGCACCCGTGAAAACTTCCGAGCCAGCCGCCGCCCTCACCTTGCGCGGGGTTCCCGCTTCGCCGGGTATTGCGATTGGCCGGGTGTTCCTGTTCTCCGACAAAACGCCGGTGGTGGAGCGGGAACAGCTTTCCGCCGCGGAAGTGCCCCGCGAGATTGAACGGCTGCGCCAGGCGGTGCAGCGGGCGAAACAGGAAATCGAGCAGGACCACGCCATCGCGCAGGAACAGGGTGGCGAAGACGCCGCGCGGATTTTTGAAGTCCACCATCTCATCCTCGATGACGCGGACTTCCTTGCCCGCCTGGAGAATGAAATCGCCACCAACACCGTCAATGCGGCTTTCGCCTTCCAGCATCTCATGCACGAATATGTCAGCCAATTGCTCACACACAGCACCCTTTTCAGCCATCGCGACACCGATTTCCAGGATGTGGAGCGGCGCGTGCTGCGGCATTTGCAGGGCGATCAGGGAGGATACTTGAGCAAGCTGGCCAGCGGTGCAATCGTGATCGCGGAGGACCTGCCGCCCTCGCTGGCGGTGCTGCTCAACCGCCACAACATCCGCGGTTTTGCCACCGATTTCGGCGGCGTCACCTCCCATGGCGTCATCCTGGCGCGCTCCAATGGCCTGCCCGCCGTGCTGGGCTTGCGTGAGATCACCAAACTTTGCAAGTCCGGTGACCGCGCCATCCTGGACGGCGACGAAGGTCTTGTCTTGCTCAATCCCGATGAAGCCACGCTCAACCGCTATCAGAAGCGCCAGGCCAGGCAACTGGAGGCACGCAGCCGGTTGGGACATTTGCGCAATTTGCCGGCCCGCACCCGCGATGGCCGCAACATCGAACTGGCGGCCAATTTGGAATTCGCCGATGAAGTCGGGCTGGTGCATGAAAACGGTGCGCAGGGCATCGGCCTGTTCCGCACCGAGTATCTCTATCTCGACAAGCCCGAGGCCCCTTCCGAAGAGTTGCAGTTCGAAACCTACTATCGCATCGCACAGGAGGCCCGGCCGCATCCGGTCATCATTCGCACCCTGGACCTCGGCGGGGACAAATTGCCAGCCTGCATCAAGAGCGCCTCCGAGCCCAACCCCTTTCTCGGCTGGCGTGCCATTCGCATCTGTCTGGATCAACCCGAGCTGTTCAAGACGCAACTGCGCGCGATGCTGCGCGCCAATGTGCTGGGCAACATCAAAATCCTGCTGCCCATGATCGCCGGCGTCGACGAACTCGACCGGGCTTTGGCGCTGATCGAACAGGCCAAGCGCGAGCTGGCAAAGGCCAAAAAGCCCTTCGCGCCCGACACCGAAGTGGGGGTGATGATCGAAGTGCCCGCCGCCGCGCTGATGGCGGATCAAATCGCCGAGCGTGTCTCGTTCTTGAGCATCGGCACCAATGACCTGACGCAGTATGTCATGGCGGCCGATCGCGGCAACGCACGGGTCGCCCATCTGCTCATGG
Proteins encoded in this window:
- a CDS encoding HPr family phosphocarrier protein; translation: MLEKKVRVQNKLGLHARPAALLVKTANKFKSDVFLTRESQVVNGKSIMGVMMLAANYGSEITLSVKGEDEEAALAELVKLFDGKFGEQ
- a CDS encoding polyprenyl synthetase family protein, with product MSHYLDKFVRFKELVNTYLESFLAPERNGGGHSEPVSLYDPMRYAMAGNGKRIRPVLLLMTCDALGGAVEQALPAAAAVELMHNFTLVHDDIMDRDETRRGRPTVHRKWNVDVAILAGDGLVVLAYKSLLQTRTPQLNRICEIFTDGILEICEGQALDAEFEQDDSVTMARYEAMILKKTARLLALCTQIGAMLAGASAEQIAAFRRFAEHLGLAFQIQDDLLDITVEQATLGKDFGSDVRRHKRTFLYVHVMEKGGAAQRRALRDLFARPVISEEDILAAQHLFRSTGALAAASAAVQHHVAAANRNLAALAPAADLRALQQLVQMILHRKA
- the ptsP gene encoding phosphoenolpyruvate--protein phosphotransferase, which codes for MKTSEPAAALTLRGVPASPGIAIGRVFLFSDKTPVVEREQLSAAEVPREIERLRQAVQRAKQEIEQDHAIAQEQGGEDAARIFEVHHLILDDADFLARLENEIATNTVNAAFAFQHLMHEYVSQLLTHSTLFSHRDTDFQDVERRVLRHLQGDQGGYLSKLASGAIVIAEDLPPSLAVLLNRHNIRGFATDFGGVTSHGVILARSNGLPAVLGLREITKLCKSGDRAILDGDEGLVLLNPDEATLNRYQKRQARQLEARSRLGHLRNLPARTRDGRNIELAANLEFADEVGLVHENGAQGIGLFRTEYLYLDKPEAPSEELQFETYYRIAQEARPHPVIIRTLDLGGDKLPACIKSASEPNPFLGWRAIRICLDQPELFKTQLRAMLRANVLGNIKILLPMIAGVDELDRALALIEQAKRELAKAKKPFAPDTEVGVMIEVPAAALMADQIAERVSFLSIGTNDLTQYVMAADRGNARVAHLLMGLQPAVLRLIQQVIHAAHRRGVWVGVCGEMAADQLATLLLVGMEIDELSVNPIEVPRIKKIIRSITFQEAREVVQQVMEFATAREIHDYLKPYLRHRFKDLFA